A DNA window from Barnesiella intestinihominis YIT 11860 contains the following coding sequences:
- the hemW gene encoding radical SAM family heme chaperone HemW: MAGLYIHIPFCASRCVYCDFFSSTDFSFKRGYIDAVCRELELRIHELRDEPVFTVYLGGGTPSSLSPSERGRLFRTLSTVVDWSVCKEVTLEVNPDDVTPLFISQLKDTPVNRLSMGIQSFDDSDLVFLRRRHTAHAAMEAVDNCLCAGYENISIDLIYGLPGQTVERWTNNLRQAVTLNVPHISAYNLIYEEGTALWRMREKGLVKECEEEESLQMFETLIDVLGFSGYEHYEISNFARSGRYALHNTSYWKGVPYLGLGAAAHSYDGKSRRINPSSLSEYMEALQTGHVAYMEEKETVDSLYNEYILTSLRTCWGLDLKKLEDDFGAERMRYCLEQALAHIRAGRLVVTDNIMRITRKGLFTSDDVMSDLFWVD; this comes from the coding sequence ATGGCTGGGCTTTATATTCATATACCGTTTTGTGCAAGCCGCTGTGTTTATTGCGACTTCTTTTCCTCGACCGATTTTTCGTTCAAGCGTGGCTATATAGATGCCGTTTGTCGGGAACTTGAATTGAGAATACATGAGCTAAGGGACGAACCTGTTTTTACGGTGTATCTTGGAGGGGGGACTCCGTCCAGTTTATCGCCGTCGGAACGAGGTCGTTTGTTTCGAACTCTTTCCACAGTTGTCGATTGGTCGGTTTGTAAGGAGGTTACTCTTGAAGTGAATCCCGATGATGTGACACCTCTTTTTATAAGTCAATTAAAGGATACTCCGGTTAACCGGCTAAGTATGGGAATACAGAGTTTCGACGATTCGGATCTTGTTTTTCTACGTCGGCGTCATACGGCTCATGCGGCGATGGAGGCAGTCGATAATTGCCTTTGTGCCGGATATGAAAATATCAGTATAGACCTCATATATGGTTTGCCGGGACAGACCGTAGAACGTTGGACGAACAATTTGAGACAAGCCGTAACCTTGAATGTTCCGCATATTTCAGCATATAATTTAATTTATGAGGAAGGTACGGCGTTGTGGAGAATGAGGGAAAAAGGACTGGTGAAAGAGTGTGAGGAAGAAGAATCCTTACAGATGTTCGAGACACTTATCGATGTGTTGGGTTTTTCTGGATATGAGCATTACGAGATTTCCAATTTCGCCCGCTCTGGGCGTTATGCACTTCATAATACATCTTATTGGAAAGGTGTACCGTATCTGGGTTTAGGTGCGGCGGCTCATAGCTACGATGGGAAGAGCAGGCGTATTAATCCTTCCTCATTGTCGGAATATATGGAGGCTTTGCAAACGGGACATGTTGCATATATGGAAGAGAAAGAGACGGTCGATAGTTTATATAATGAATACATACTTACATCGCTTCGCACCTGTTGGGGATTGGATCTGAAAAAACTCGAAGACGACTTTGGGGCTGAGCGCATGCGATATTGCTTGGAACAAGCTCTGGCTCATATCCGTGCAGGGCGACTCGTAGTGACCGACAATATTATGCGCATAACTCGTAAGGGCCTTTTTACTTCCGATGATGTTATGAGCGATTTATTTTGGGTGGATTGA
- a CDS encoding DUF2490 domain-containing protein: MNCFHYKILSVFIISLSLFTFPTNAKEYSSEIGTLWNFTVSKQINRINLQIQQNVWTLGKYYERYMPIAVVSYTAVPKYLKLNALYYYMNQQTAPNIYKNRHRYQLGATFSYPVHRFSLSLNSRFESTYTIGTAKPSNKWRNKILLSYTIPDTRWTPFIHTDIFLFLNGKQSGELDRIWYDAGVEYRIDKKNSIECKVREEHLMSKTPQQLNTFISLGYKLKL; encoded by the coding sequence ATGAATTGTTTTCATTACAAAATTCTATCCGTCTTCATTATCTCACTTTCTCTCTTTACTTTCCCGACAAACGCAAAAGAATACAGCAGTGAAATAGGCACGTTGTGGAATTTTACGGTATCCAAACAAATAAATCGGATAAATCTGCAAATACAGCAAAACGTATGGACACTTGGTAAATATTACGAACGATACATGCCCATTGCGGTCGTCTCCTATACTGCCGTCCCGAAATACCTCAAATTAAATGCGCTGTACTACTATATGAATCAACAGACAGCTCCGAATATTTATAAGAATCGTCATCGTTATCAACTGGGAGCCACTTTTTCCTATCCTGTACACCGATTCTCCCTATCGCTGAATTCCCGATTTGAGTCCACCTATACCATAGGGACGGCCAAACCATCGAACAAATGGCGAAACAAAATACTTCTCAGTTACACCATACCCGACACCCGATGGACTCCGTTTATCCATACCGATATATTTCTTTTTCTGAATGGTAAACAGTCAGGAGAATTGGATAGAATATGGTATGATGCAGGGGTAGAATATCGAATAGACAAAAAAAATTCCATCGAATGCAAAGTTCGAGAAGAACATCTCATGAGTAAGACACCCCAACAGCTCAATACGTTTATCTCCTTAGGTTATAAATTGAAACTATAA
- the rlmH gene encoding 23S rRNA (pseudouridine(1915)-N(3))-methyltransferase RlmH codes for MKIVLLVVGKTVESHFIQGIEEYSKRLAHYVPFEIAVIPELRNTKSLSTDQQKEREADFILKSFLPGDYIVLLDEHGKEFTSTQFATYLEKKMSNVAKRLIFVIGGPYGFSQRIYNAAQEKISLSKMTFSHQMIRLIFTEQLYRAMTILNNEPYHHE; via the coding sequence ATGAAAATAGTGCTATTGGTTGTCGGGAAAACAGTCGAATCTCATTTTATACAAGGAATCGAAGAATACAGCAAACGATTGGCTCACTATGTGCCGTTCGAAATTGCAGTCATTCCCGAACTCCGCAACACCAAAAGCCTGAGTACCGACCAACAAAAAGAGCGAGAAGCCGATTTCATCTTGAAAAGTTTCCTGCCCGGCGATTACATTGTCCTGCTCGATGAACATGGAAAGGAGTTTACCTCCACGCAGTTCGCCACCTATTTGGAAAAGAAAATGTCAAACGTTGCCAAACGCTTGATATTTGTCATTGGCGGCCCTTATGGTTTTTCCCAACGCATATACAATGCAGCACAAGAAAAAATTTCTCTTTCAAAGATGACCTTTTCTCACCAGATGATTCGCCTCATCTTCACCGAACAACTCTATCGGGCTATGACTATTCTCAATAACGAACCCTATCACCACGAATAA
- a CDS encoding Abi family protein: MKKALNIDQQIAKLKSHGMEFDNEEKAKEILLDIGYYRLGFYSFPFETTFPRINNRDHKLKKGTTFKSVYDLYEFDTKLRRILLNALDRIEVNIRTQIIYTVSNYYTDSPTWFANPDIMKSDFISNFDIMVYKAMQDNPIIKRHHQRYPDDKYPPAWKTIEFMTLGNIVSLYKSIKSERLKYIIAQHYGCSTGVFINYLDTIRVIRNRCAHGSCIYNISIPIGIKAIPANIDRDSRHNINGVIAVIKYILGTISKNRKEDLNNEIISTFKNIQSQETKKIVADCTKIII; this comes from the coding sequence ATGAAAAAAGCTCTGAATATAGACCAACAAATAGCCAAACTTAAATCTCATGGAATGGAATTTGACAATGAAGAAAAAGCAAAAGAAATTCTACTTGACATAGGTTACTACCGCTTGGGGTTCTATTCATTTCCTTTTGAAACAACATTCCCTCGAATAAACAATCGAGACCACAAGCTAAAAAAAGGGACGACATTCAAAAGTGTATACGATTTATATGAATTTGACACTAAACTCCGAAGAATATTGCTAAATGCCCTTGATAGAATAGAGGTAAATATACGCACTCAAATCATATATACCGTATCAAACTATTATACAGACTCTCCAACATGGTTCGCCAATCCCGATATTATGAAATCCGATTTCATTAGTAACTTCGATATCATGGTATATAAAGCAATGCAAGACAATCCCATTATTAAACGGCATCACCAAAGATACCCAGACGACAAATACCCTCCCGCTTGGAAAACTATTGAATTTATGACATTAGGTAATATCGTATCGCTCTATAAATCGATAAAAAGCGAGCGATTAAAATATATAATCGCCCAGCATTATGGATGCTCAACCGGCGTATTCATTAACTATTTAGATACCATACGAGTAATTCGGAATCGGTGCGCTCATGGTAGTTGTATTTATAACATATCTATACCGATAGGCATAAAAGCTATTCCTGCAAATATAGACAGAGATAGTCGCCACAATATAAATGGCGTTATCGCCGTGATAAAATATATTTTGGGAACAATATCAAAGAACCGGAAAGAAGATCTGAATAACGAAATTATCAGCACTTTTAAAAATATACAATCTCAAGAAACAAAAAAGATTGTAGCCGATTGCACAAAAATAATCATATAA